In the Sandaracinus amylolyticus genome, TCGAGCGCAGCGGAGAGATCGAGACCGGCGGCACCGTCCGTGGCGTACACGGGAAGCGGCGCATCGTCGCGGAGACGCTGGATCCGAAGTCGCTCCATGCTCGACACCCCTCACCAAAACACGAACGCCCCGGAGCGTGGCGCGCCGGGGCGTTCGTCGGGATTGCGCTCGTCGCGCGATCAGTCGTTGTCGCGGTCGTCGCGCGGACGATCGTCGCGCGGGCGATCCTCACGAGGACGATCCTCGCGCGGACGATCCTCGCGCGGACGGTCATCACGCGGGCGATCATCGCGCGGACGATCCTCACGCGGACGATCGTCGCGCGGGCGGTCGTCGCGCGGACGGTCGTCGCGCGGACGATCATCACGCGGACCCCGATCGCGCGGACCACGATCACGATCGCGCGGACCACGATCACGATCGCGCGGACCACGATCACGATCGTGCGGACCACGATCACGATCACGATCACCACGGCCCTCGCGGGGCTCGCGCGCCGGACGCTCCACCCAGCCCTCGGGCTTCGGCAGCAGCGCCTTGCGCGACAGGCGCACGCGGCCCGTCTGATCGATGTCGGTGACCTGCACCTCGATCTCGTCGCCGAGGTTCATCACGTCCTCGGTCTTCTCGACGCGCTCCCACGCGAAGTCCGAGATGTGACAGAGGCCGTCGGTGCCCGGCATGATCTCGAGGAACGCGCCGTAGGGCTCCACGCGCTTCACGATGCCCTTGTAGGTCTTGCCGACCTCGGGCTCCGTCGTCAGGCCGCGGATCATCTCGAGCGCCTTCTCGGCCGCCTTCGGATCCGCCGACGCCACGTGCACCGTGCCGTCGTCCTCGATGTCGACCTGCGCGCCCGTCGCCTCGACGATGCCCTTGATCGTCTTGCCGCCGGGGCCGATCACGAGACGGATCTGGTCGGGCTTGACCTTGATCGTCGTGATGCGCGGCGCGTACTTGCTGAGCTCCGGGCGCGCCGCGGGCATCGCCTCGAGCATCTTGTCGAGGATGTGCAGGCGCGCGTCCTTCGCCTGCGCGAGCGCCTGCTCCATGATCTGCCGGCTGAGGCCGGAGATCTTGATGTCCATCTGGATGCCGGTGACGCCGCGCTTGGTGCCACAGACCTTGAAGTCCATGTCGCCGAGGTGGTCCTCGTCACCGAGGATGTCCGTGAGCACCGCGTAGCGATCGCCCTCGGCGATCAGACCCATCGCGACGCCCGCGACCGGCGCCTTGATCGGCACGCCCGCGTCCATCAGCGAGAGCGTCCCGCCGCACACCGTCGCCATCGAGCTCGAGCCGTTCGACTCGGTGATCTCGCTGACGATGCGGATCGTGTAGGGGAACTCTTCCTTGCCCGGGACCATCTTCGCGAGCGAGCGCTCAGCGAGGTTGCCGTGGCCGATCTCGCGACGGCCGGGGCCGCGCATCGGCTTCACCTCACCGACGGAGTACGCCGGGAAGTTGTAGTGCAGCAGGAAGCGCTTCCAGGTGTTGCCCTCGAGCGCGTCGATGCGCTGCTCGTCGCTCGTGGTGCCGAGCGTCGTGGTGACGATGCCCTGGGTCTCGCCACGCGTGAACAGCGTCGAGCCGTGCACCCGCGGGAGCAGGCCCATCTCGATCGAGATCGGACGCACGGTCGTGAAGTCACGCCCGTCGACGCGGCGCTTGTCCGTGAGGACCTGCTCGCGCATCGAGACGTACTTCAGATCCTCGTACGCCTCCTTGATCTCCTTCTCCTTCTCGGCGCCGAGCTCGGGAAGGAGCGCCGCGACCACGTCCTTCTTCACCTTCTTGAAGAGGTCGTAGCGCTGGTGCTTGACCGGCGTGTTGATCGCCTTCTTCATGCCCTCGCTCGCGACCTGCGCGACGCGATCGGCGAGGCCCGGCGTCTTCGCGGGCGGGGTGAACGCCCACTTCGTCGAGCCCGCCGCTTCGCGCATCTGCTCGATGAGCTGGATCGCGGGCTGGATCGCGTTCTTGCCGAACCAGAGCGCCTCGACGAGGTCGCTCTCGCTCATCTCGTCGGCCTCGCCCTCGACCATCACGATCGCGTCCTTGCTGGCCGCGACGACGAGCTCGCAGTCGCTGCGCTCCTGCTCGGCGTAGGTCGGGTTCGCGACCCACTTGCCGTCGACGCGCCCGACGCGGAGGCCGCCGATCGGGCCCGCCCACGGAATCGCCGACATGTGCAGCGCGGCGCTCGCACCGAGCATCGCGAGCACGTCGGTCGGGTTCTCCTGATCGAACGAGAGCACGGTCGCGATGACCTGCACCTCGTTGCGATAGCCGTCGGGGAAGAGCGGACGACAGGGGCGATCGATCAGGCGCGAGACGAGGATCTCGGCATCGCGCAGGCGACCCTCGCGCTTGAAGAAGCCGCCCGGGATCTTGCCCGCGGCGAACGTCTTCTCGACGTACTCGACGCTGAGCGGGAGGAAGTCGATGCCGGGGCGCGGCTCGGTGGTGCCGCAGACCGTCACGAGGACGATCGACTCACCACACGTGACGAGGCAGGAGCCGTGCGCCTGCTTCGCGATGCGGCCGGTCTCCAGCGTGATGACGCGGTCGCCGACCTTGACGTTCTCTCGGATGAACTGGGACATGAAGAGACACTCCTCGAGCGATGCCGGTGTCGCGGCGCGGAGGGGTGCTCGGTCCTCGGTTCCAGGCCTCGAACGAGATCACGACGAGGGGTGTCGTCGTGCTCGAGGGCTCGAATCGAAGTCCGAACGCTGTCCCTTCTCTCGCGGACGCGCGCCGGCGTTGGGGTTGGTGGTTGGAACGTGCTGAAGATGGGCGCGGAGACGGAAACGAAAAAGCGGATCCCTTCACCGCAATCTGCGGTGCCGGGACCCGCTCTCTCGCTACGCGCTCCAACGACCCAGGATCACTTACGGATGCCGAGCGCGCCGATCACCTTGCGGTAACGGTCGACGCTCTCGCGGCGCAAGTAGTCGAGCAGACGGCGGCGCTGGCTGACGAGCTGCAGGAGACCACGACGCGAGTGGTGGTCCTTCGCGTGCGTCTTGAAGTGCTCGGTGAGGTACTGGATGCGCTCGGTGAGCAGCGCGATCTGCACCTCGGGCGAGCCGGTGTCGCCCTCGTGCGTGCGGAACTGCTCGATGATCTGCGTCTTGCGCTCGGGGTTCAGAGCCATGCGGAAATCTCGGGAAAACGGGCCAAAAACGAGCGGCCCGGGAACGTCCTGGGCCCTGAAAGTCGGCGGAGTATGCGGGCCACCCCCCTGGGCGTCAAGCACGGGTCCGCGGGCGGGTGGAACCCTGGCGTGAGCACTGGAAAGTGTCAGACTCGCCGTCGCCTTCGGTGGGAAGAAGGGGAGGATTATGCGGAAACGGCTCGGTTTCTTGGCGTGTGCGATCGTTGCTTTGGCGGGGTGTGGCGGCGACGACGACGACGGGATGATGATGGATCCGGACGCGGGCCCTCCGCCTCCGGCGCTCACCGGCGATCTTTCTTGCGTCGGCACGCGCACTGCGCCGACCGGCGGCGCGGCGTCGACGTTCACCGGGCACGTCTACGACTTCCAGAGCGGTGAGGCGAGCAGCGTCGGT is a window encoding:
- the rpsO gene encoding 30S ribosomal protein S15 — encoded protein: MALNPERKTQIIEQFRTHEGDTGSPEVQIALLTERIQYLTEHFKTHAKDHHSRRGLLQLVSQRRRLLDYLRRESVDRYRKVIGALGIRK